Within the Kluyveromyces lactis strain NRRL Y-1140 chromosome A complete sequence genome, the region AGATCTATGATATTATCGAGTTGCAGATTGCAGAAAACTATAAACTTTTGTCTGATTTCAGAAAACAAACTTTTAACGTTGGGTTAAAGCCAATGTTCAGTTTCCAAGGTGCAGCCTTTGAACAACATCCAGTTTACCAGCATATCAAATCATTGTTCCTTGACTTTTTCAGAGGTCAGAATACCACTTTGCAAGATGTTGCAGGTTTGCAACATATCATTTCTATCACTGTCCAAGGTGATTTCCAAGACGGTGAACCATTACCAAATGTTCTATTCAGAGTGTATCACTTGAAGACTTACAAGTCCGAACAAGGTGGTAAGAAGTTACCTAGAGTGGAATTGGAAGAGATTGGTCCAAGAttcgatttcaagatcGGAAGAATTCACACTCCATCTCCAGAAATGGTCAAGGAAGCCCATAAGAAACCTAGACAATTGGAAGTCAGAGTTGCTAAGAACGTTGAGATCGATACTATGGGTGATAAGATCGGTAGAGTGCATGTGGGTAAGCAAGATTTGGGTCAATTGCAAACTAGAAAGATGAAGGGTTTGAAGGCTAAATACGATCAAGTGGATTCGGATATGGAAGAGTACctagaagaagttgaaggcgatcttgatcaagaaaatgTCGATGACACTTACGGTGAAGAATTCGTAACGGCAACAGATATCGATGCTCCACCTGCTaagaagcaaaagaaataaattcCATTGACAATAAAAACTGACTGTATAATATAATTCATATACATATCTAATCATATACATACACATTCGCATATATATGAGATAAAGGTGAAATAGAGtataattctttttttttttttgatcGATCCACTGCCTTAATTCGTGGAGGCTGAACGGTTTTGcaatttttgtttgttctCTACTAATCTGAGCATGTTTCTCAACAGCATGGAGATGGTTACTTTACCGGTGCTTGGAACGTATAGCGATGCTTTTGATTTCACAGACTCATCGAAATTCTTCTCTGAGGAAAAATTGATACAGATAGCGCCTTCTTTAATGTAATCAGTAGGGAACTTGTATTTTTCACCAGGAACACCTGTTATTATCACGTCAGCATCTTTACAGCATTCCTTCAATAGCTCCTCTGAATATGCACCCAAGTCTTCTACATGATGTTTCGTAAACTTCAAACCTTGCCCACGTGTGAACTTCTGaatgttgttgatatcaACAGAAAACACATCAGCACCATCATTTGCTAACAGAGCAGCTAGAGGTCTACCAACAATTTCAGATCTATTCACTACAACACATTTCTTCCCATAGAGTCTGTTCCCTTCTGGTAACAAATTGTTATAAACTTTCAAATACTCCAAGATTTTCACTACAGCTAATGGAGTGCATGGTAGTATCGATTTCAACTGTTTCTGATCATCCAAATATCTAATGTTATGGTACATATTCTGATAATAAACGTGATTCAACCCTTCTACATCTTTTTCCCTTGATACCACTTGTTGCAAATACTGATCTTGTGCGTTTCCGAACACAGGGAAATAGATCATGATACCATCAACGGAATCATCTTGGTTAGCATCGATGATAGCTTCTTCCAAGAAGTCTctatcttcaattcttctcAACTCGTAACGGAACCCCATAGACTCGCAAGTCTTTTGAGTCCAGGAAGCGTACATCTCTGCAGCTGGATCATTATTGGCCAAAAACCCAACTAATAACGGACCATCTGGTCTAATATTCCTGAGACTTTCCACCTTTCCAGTAATTTCTTGAACGTAAGTTTTAGAAATAGAAGACGCTAATATGGTACGGCCTGGCTTTTCTGTAGACATGGTAATTTTAACTGCTTTGCGGCGGGTGAGAGGGGGTAGATGTGGTTTGTCTGTTTGTACCTTAAAATATGAGTTgacaaaaataaataatgtCGGTTCTCGAATGAAATATCCTGATATGTAGTGATTGATTCAGTATTTGTACACTCTTAAACCAGAACCGATCTAATACAGATTCAAATATACgtttttatatatatatgtatatatggTATATCTATCTTTCATCTAAATCTactcatctcatctcattCTATCATAATTAagtgataataataattgatattccaatGGCTCGAATGAGCGCCCTATAGTAACTGTCAATCAGagtcaaaaaaaaaatgattggaacaatataaaaaaaaggaatttcaatcacgtgatttaaAATCAGGGCATGTGATAGTCACGTTATCTATTTtatatccgggtaatggATGTTTTGGAATTTCGATGGAATCACCGTTTATAGGATATATTGGATTCGAAGCATGCAAAGCTAAGGAAGAGGAAAGtcaaaaggaaatggaAAGGAAATTGGAGCGCTACATAGGGTTTACTTGTATGACACAGTTAGGTTATATGGATGTCTAGTATTGTCATTAATCAAGGCATATCGTATAAATTTTCTGGTAAAAAATTGGGTGACATTTCATACATTTGTTGGTGTATTTTAGGGAGATCATTCACTAGATAAGTATAACAAGGTGTCTTAGGCCCTGATCATAGtttaaagaagaaatagagGGCATTTTTTCCAAGTGTAATAGGGTAGAGTCtttatattttcttttctatctgtttttttttcccattGTTTTGCTTGCCAATGGCTATCCGTTCTTCGTCTAGTAGTAGGATAGATCAATCTCCTAGGGAGATGTTTCAAAGGTCTAATTCGAATacttcatcatcacctAATATTGTTGGATCGTTGCTAAAATCATGGAAGAAATCTACGGATTCATTTActgattcaaagaagcaTTCTTCTAGGAATTCACCGTCAGCACGTCACATGTCTCCATTGAGAGCTCCGTCTCATAACGGGTCTCAGACCCATTTGCATCACCATAATCATCATTTACACCATACTACAAGGgataaatatttcaagGACCTAGATGAGGATTGGAGTGCAGTGATAGATGATTATAATATGCCGATACCGATGATTAATAACGGTGGTATAGAAACCACTCTGCGGCCTCCAGCTGTGATACAGGACGATCGAGCCATTGAATCACAGAAATCCTCAATGGATTCTTATCAAGGAACTATCCCAAATTTGAATAGGACCATCAgtaatgatttgaaattacaGTATCAGATTGAAGTGGAGAAGGATGTGCAAGAGTTGAATAGTTTGATGgttagaattgaaaagttcaaaaaattgatcaaaccAAAGGATTCCACCACGCAGGTGAACCTACCCGAGATCCGTAAGTTGGCTTGGAATGGTATCCCCATGGTACATAGACCTGTTGTATGGAAGCTTTTGATTGGATACTTACCGAGTAATTTGAAGAGACAAGAACAGGTATTGAACCGTAAAAGACTGGAATATAAGCAGGGTGTAGATCATATCTTTTCCGATAACCATGAGAAAGATGTAACAACTTGGcatcaaattgaaattgacaTACCGAGAACCAACCCACATATTCCATTGTACCAATTCGAATCAGTTCATAATTCATTGAAACGGATATTGTATTTTTGGGCCATAAGACATCCTGCCAGTGGTTACGTACAGGGGATCAACGATCTAGTGACACCTTTTTTCCAAGTGTTTTTGTCCGAATACCTTTCACCATCGGCAAAGGATGACGTTTACAGTTTAGATCCGCTGACGTATTTGACTGCAGAGCAGTTGTCTGATGTAGAAGCGGATTGTTTCTGGTGTCTATCCAAACTCTTGGAACAAATCACAGATTATTTCATCCATGGTCAGCCTGgaatattgaaacaagtCAAACACCTCAGTCAGTTGGTGAAAAGAATAGATTGTGATTTATTCAGCCATTTCGAATCTGAGCACGTTGAATTCTTACAATTTAGTGTCAGATGGATGAACTGTTTGTTGATGAGAGAGTTCCAAATGTCAATGGTGATACGAATGTGGGATACATACCTCTCCGAGACTTCTTTGGAGACAAGCATAGTCTCAGAGGATCTCATGTCTGACGCATCGACTTCTCTGGATAGAAAGTCGAGAACATCGTCATCAGGGCCCTCATCTTCAGACTCCAGACAAACTACTCTCAGTGAATTTCATGTTTTCGTTTGTGCAGCTTTCCTAGTGAAATGGTCAGACGAATTAATGAAGATGGACTTCCAAGAGATAATTACATTCTTACAAAATCCACCGACAAAATCGTGGAAGGAATCTGATATAGAAATGTTACTAAGTGAAGCTTACATATGGCAGTCGTTGTACAAAGATGCTACTTCTCATTGGAGGTGATCTTTGAAGGGAGAATACTAAAATTTAATACTTTCACATATATCTAATATATAATGTAAACTGCCTGATTCAAACAACTGTATTGTGGAGAATGAATAACTAACAGCCCACCTGCAGGTTCCGTGAATCTTCTAGCATACTTCTCCTCGCATATCTCttgctttttttctcatcaGTAGCATCATTATTGTTTGCAGTGTCTGAAATTATTGTTAGCAAATAATTAATCAAAACTtaatctcatctcatctcaatGAAGTTGCTGGTAGATAAGGTAGTCTCGACTGGCGGTTAAGGGGCTATTCCACGAGATATCGACATGTATAGAGCAAGGAGTCGTCGGAACAACGATGGTAGTGGCGTAAGAGGACCAAACAGTGCTTTGACCCAGTTTTTAAAGGAACAAGGTATTAGTGCTGAGAATATTAGAGATAGATGGTTAGAAGctcaaaagaaggaagcCGAACATCCACAAGAAACTCAGAAGGATGATTCTGAAACAgaatctgatgaagatcTTAAAGCAGGGGTAGCTGCAAAAAAACGGTCAAGAAAGCCCAGAGCTGTTAAGAAGCAGGAGTCGTCTTCTTCCGGAGaaagtgatgatgatgaggacgACGACgacgaagatgacgatgactACAAAGCAGAGGCGAGGCTTCGCCGGTTACGTGGTGCTGACCTAGAAGATTctgatgaggaagaagaagtattGCCGGTTTCTGATCGAAAGAAAAGGATGTTGACCTTGACTAATGGTAAGAAAACTTCTCCGCAACTAGCTAAGGCTCGCcatcaacagaagaaaactagaagaaagaaggcTGCCAATCTTTTAGACAAGAAGGACTCACTCATTTCATCATTGCAGGATATATGTATTAAAGTTATCGGTAAATCTATTGTGGAATATAATGCACAATCGATGGTGGAACATATTAGAGATACTTTAGGTGGTGTATCTTTAgaaaacttgaacaaaCTAGCACAAGCTTTGACAAAAAATCGGGCCTTGAATGATGATACTTTACAGTTATTCTTGAACACCAGTTTAACTACTTTGACGTTTTATGACTGTTCAAAGTTGTCATA harbors:
- the RPF2 gene encoding rRNA-binding ribosome biosynthesis protein RPF2 (highly similar to uniprot|P36160 Saccharomyces cerevisiae YKR081C RPF2), whose product is MIRTVKPKNARAKRALDKKEAKLVENVKQALFIPGQTSTKLLHDSMVDLSALKKPDIKRFSKKNNIRPFEDYEPLEFLSEKNDTSLMVLSTHSKKRRNNLTFIRTFGYKIYDIIELQIAENYKLLSDFRKQTFNVGLKPMFSFQGAAFEQHPVYQHIKSLFLDFFRGQNTTLQDVAGLQHIISITVQGDFQDGEPLPNVLFRVYHLKTYKSEQGGKKLPRVELEEIGPRFDFKIGRIHTPSPEMVKEAHKKPRQLEVRVAKNVEIDTMGDKIGRVHVGKQDLGQLQTRKMKGLKAKYDQVDSDMEEYLEEVEGDLDQENVDDTYGEEFVTATDIDAPPAKKQKK
- the GYP1 gene encoding GTPase-activating protein GYP1 (similar to uniprot|Q08484 Saccharomyces cerevisiae YOR070C GYP1 Cis-golgi GTPase-activating protein (GAP) for the Rab family members Ypt1p (in vivo) and for Ypt1p Sec4p Ypt7p and Ypt51p (in vitro) involved in vesicle docking and fusion) → MAIRSSSSSRIDQSPREMFQRSNSNTSSSPNIVGSLLKSWKKSTDSFTDSKKHSSRNSPSARHMSPLRAPSHNGSQTHLHHHNHHLHHTTRDKYFKDLDEDWSAVIDDYNMPIPMINNGGIETTLRPPAVIQDDRAIESQKSSMDSYQGTIPNLNRTISNDLKLQYQIEVEKDVQELNSLMVRIEKFKKLIKPKDSTTQVNLPEIRKLAWNGIPMVHRPVVWKLLIGYLPSNLKRQEQVLNRKRLEYKQGVDHIFSDNHEKDVTTWHQIEIDIPRTNPHIPLYQFESVHNSLKRILYFWAIRHPASGYVQGINDLVTPFFQVFLSEYLSPSAKDDVYSLDPLTYLTAEQLSDVEADCFWCLSKLLEQITDYFIHGQPGILKQVKHLSQLVKRIDCDLFSHFESEHVEFLQFSVRWMNCLLMREFQMSMVIRMWDTYLSETSLETSIVSEDLMSDASTSLDRKSRTSSSGPSSSDSRQTTLSEFHVFVCAAFLVKWSDELMKMDFQEIITFLQNPPTKSWKESDIEMLLSEAYIWQSLYKDATSHWR
- the MTD1 gene encoding methylenetetrahydrofolate dehydrogenase (NAD(+)) (highly similar to uniprot|Q02046 Saccharomyces cerevisiae YKR080W MTD1 NAD-dependent 5 10-methylenetetrahydrafolate dehydrogenase plays a catalytic role in oxidation of cytoplasmic one-carbon units expression is regulated by Bas1p and Bas2p repressed by adenine and may be induced by inositol and choline) produces the protein MSTEKPGRTILASSISKTYVQEITGKVESLRNIRPDGPLLVGFLANNDPAAEMYASWTQKTCESMGFRYELRRIEDRDFLEEAIIDANQDDSVDGIMIYFPVFGNAQDQYLQQVVSREKDVEGLNHVYYQNMYHNIRYLDDQKQLKSILPCTPLAVVKILEYLKVYNNLLPEGNRLYGKKCVVVNRSEIVGRPLAALLANDGADVFSVDINNIQKFTRGQGLKFTKHHVEDLGAYSEELLKECCKDADVIITGVPGEKYKFPTDYIKEGAICINFSSEKNFDESVKSKASLYVPSTGKVTISMLLRNMLRLVENKQKLQNRSASTN